The nucleotide sequence CAAATCTGATGATGGATGACGAAGGCTTCAGGAGGAGATGTGGTGCATAGTGGCAAAAAGACAGAGTTGAGCCCGAGGGGTTACGGCTCTGTGTGCGCATTAGAGCAGAATATGTCAGAGGTTGTTTACACAGCTGAACTCATCTCCTGCCGTTCCTTCACAAGAAACCGAGACATTTAGCGAGCACGAGAAGAACAAGCCCGGGATTCTGGCGTCAAGATGTTGACCGCTTAATTCTGTGCAAATTACAATCCTGACTCTGACGGGCAGTGAGAGAAAACCGGGCCCCTCTCTGGtctgctataaaaataaaatgagaagaACTGCATGTACTGGGTTAACGTGTAATTTGTGCCGAGCGGGTGGGGACGCTCTGGTGCCGCTCCGGAGCCCAATCTGGCCTGTAATCGAGGCAACACGGTTGACACACAACAATAACGTTAGCGTCTTCGTGCTTTAAGTGGCGTCTATTCTCGACAATCGCTGCCGACGTCACTGTCGGAGACTGAGAGGAGCTTTGGAGCCACAGAGGACGGGCCTGCCGGAGCCACCAGACGTCAATAAGAACCTGTTTCTCAGGGCGAGGACGGAGACGGACTCTGAATCAGTCTCTCGCATCTGTGACTTtgtaaaatgactgaaaaaCCCAACCATCTTCCTGAACTGGTCGTTGGGTTAAAGTTCACGCACCTTACGACAGCCCTGACTCACCACCCGATCCCGCAGGCCTACTCCACGCGACGGTGATGCGGAGGGATCGGGAGATCTTTTGATTTTACTGCATTCGTTATTGTCAAGTGGTGATTCTAAAATCATTCAGAGTATCATTGTATTACTTCTAAGACGTTTTTCCTGTCGTGCCACGAGAGAGTGGCGTTGgtgtttttgcagttttctgtgCAACTGGGAGAAATTTGAGTTTTCTACCGTCTCTTGGATAGAATAGGCTTTCATAGTTCAGAGTCTGCTGCTTGCAATTCTTACACACgtgttacattaaaaaaatgtttgtctttacTTTGTAGATGCTGTGGTTTTGATACTGTATGTGTAGATTTGTTAAAAGACACTATAGAGCAGCTAAATATGTACAGATGCATCGTTACATTATTTGTAGTTCTGCTGTATAAGGGCCAATCCTTCGAAGTAGTCCATGTGTAGTTCAGCACTAAATGAGGAAGGGTTCAGATCCCAGATGAGCGTTAAGTGCCAATTTATAAAAGCATGATTGTACGTCTACTGGTGAACATTCATACTGTAATGATAAGGTCGTGCTTCtgaaaattatatataaaaaaaaaaaacaagactcaAGAGACAGAACTCAATTCACTCTGTTCCTTATAATTCCTCTCCGGATGATTTACACACGTTTGAATGAGttcttcatttctgaataaagACGTTTTCACTCGGCACGCTGTGTTGAAACGTGTGCAGTCCGCAGCCATGACGACGACGACACGGTGACGCTGCACAAACACTCTGAGGTTGTGTTCAGGATTTTTATTGAATTGTCTTTAAATAACAGgtattaaaatctaaaaataattaaagagtTGGAGGATCaccaagtaaaagaaaacaattcacaGAGGAACTCTTCAGATATTTCTACGCAGACACACAGGATTTGTTTTGCTTCAGGAAGAGGATTAATTCCCAAAATGGACCAAAACCTGGTTAAATTCCCTtatgagggatcaataaagttttatctcatCTTAACCACCACAGAACGCCAATTATTAAGCTGCTTGGAGAGAAAGACGATTTTTGCTCTAACAGGAATACATACAATTAATGACATTATCTGATCGTAGTTTTGGGTTAAGTGTTTAATACCTAAAAACAAGATACCAACAGATACATTAACAGCAATAACTTGATTATACAGTGTGCTTATGACATAGAGTTTAAATCTTTTCTAAATTACCACCATTGCTCCACTTGATAACTTAATTGGAGGCATTAAATTGGAAATTCAGAGCACGCGCTGCCATAATTGTGTCAGTATCAACTGTTTACTACAGGACTGCTGGATTCTTTTCTAAATATGAATTGTGTTGCAATGGGGAGAAAAGAAACGCAATTCAGTCTAGTTTTAACATTGAAAGGGGGGGAGGGGCTGAATTGCTTTTATGTTCCTTAGAACTTCTTTAACTGCTCCAGGCTAAGATCAATGAAAATGTGGTAGAGACAAGAATAGCCTCACAAGAGACCACAATagtaaaatgacattttataaaaagttttaatttcattgagcataaaacaaacaataaaagacaaattaaaaatcGACCgtaacccccaccccccctccccaaaactgacaataaaaataaatgtttgatgaaCAAAAGATAACGCAGAGCGTTAAAAATCAACAGTGAAGAACGACGAATTCCAAATACAAGACTCAGGATCCATGGAGAAGACTTCTGCTGGGCTGAAGGACTCATCTGGACTGCTCGACTGAAGgggaacagaggagagacaCGAATTGAACACGTGAAACAGAGCAACAGCTGAGCATACCAACTCTTCACCAACAGGTTAAACGTCTACgagatttgatttgatgagAGCCCCACTGATACATGGCAGCACCAGCTGTCTCTCTAGTTGCCAAACGACTCTAAAGTTTTATTGGACCAGCTGATTATCTGTGGGGCTTTGAACTCACTTAATCCACAATCCCTACTAAAAGTTCAACCTCAATAAAGTCATCAAACATCGCAGCAGACATTTGGAAATTGACTTACTGTAAGAGGAGATGTCGATCTCCTCTGGCAGCTCGGCCACGTTGACCTCAAAGCGGTCCTGCACATCGTTCAGAGTCTTGGCATCGGTCTCGTCAGACACAAAGGTTACAGCCAGGCCCTTGGTTCCAAACCTACCAGCACGGGCGACCTGGTGAGAAGAGTTTCAACACGTTAGACTTCGACCAAAGGACAGAATCATGTCTCAAGATGAGACTGACGGGTGGAAAAAGGGGCAGCAGTTCCCCCCCCTCATTATTACTCACCCTGTGCAAATAGGTGTCAGAATCCTCTGGCATGTCGTAGTTGAAGACGATATTGACTCGCTCGATGTCCATCCCTCTGCCAAAAAGGTTGGTTGCCACCAAGATCCGCCTTTGGAAGTCCTTGAATTGCTGATAGCGAGACAGCCTGAGTGACAAGGAGGGGGAGGACAGCGTCAGAGAGGGGATTAGCAACACAGCTGCTGTGGCATTACTGAACCAGATCCACTCTGATGTGTCCAGTCCACTAACGAAGCCTTGTGCGCCATAAACATATTTGGCAATCAGAGCGCTACGGGccatttgtttgcatgtgtctcacctctcctcctgAGCCATTCCCCTGTGGATGGCGATGGCAGGGAAATTTTGTTCCACCAGAAGCTGAGAGAGAGCGATGCACCGCTGCACTGACTTGACAAAGATCACCACCTAGAGGTGAAGCAAAGGTATTAAAATGTGCCACCTCTGAGAGTACACATTCAGTACACTACAAAAACTGCACAATTACACATCTTTCATCAATATACAGCATTAGGCTGTTTTAAACCGTATTTTACCTGGTTGAACTCCAACACATCGAGGAGGTCGAAGAGCTTGCGATTCTTCTCACTGTCCTTCAGCTTGCAGTAGTACTGTTGCAGGCCATGGAGCGTGAGTTTGGTCTCGTCATCCACAAATACTTCCATGGGCTGCACAGGAGATGACAGaacaggggggtggggggggtcagTCGTTAGTcaaaacatattaaaattaaTAGTGACATTGATGCAGGAGCAGTTTTAAATGCTTTATCATTCACTTACATCCTGCATGAATTTGCGGCACACTGGTCGAATTTCCTTGCTCAGAGTTGCACTGAACATCATGACCTGCTTCTCATGGGGTGTCATCCTGAAGATTTCCTGAACGTCACACCTCATGTCTGCCACACAAGAAGGTTGGATTCAATATTGACTTTATAAAATAGACaagtaaaattattttaaaaaaccaaGGTGAAAAGTCTTGAGAACACACCTAGCTGCTCCAGCATTTTGTCACACTCATCCAGGACAAAATGTTTCACGTTCTTCAGACCGAGGATCTTGCTGCGGATGAGAGCGAGGATGCG is from Paralichthys olivaceus isolate ysfri-2021 chromosome 5, ASM2471397v2, whole genome shotgun sequence and encodes:
- the ddx39ab gene encoding DEAD (Asp-Glu-Ala-Asp) box polypeptide 39Ab — encoded protein: MAENDVDNELLDYEEDEEPQGAPESAAPASKKEVKGSYVSIHSSGFRDFLLKPELLRAIIDCGFEHPSEVQHECIPQAILGMDILCQAKSGMGKTAVFVLATLQQIEPVDGQVSVLVMCHTRELAFQISKEYERFSKYMPTVKAAVFFGGMAIKKDEDVLKKNCPHIVVGTPGRILALIRSKILGLKNVKHFVLDECDKMLEQLDMRCDVQEIFRMTPHEKQVMMFSATLSKEIRPVCRKFMQDPMEVFVDDETKLTLHGLQQYYCKLKDSEKNRKLFDLLDVLEFNQVVIFVKSVQRCIALSQLLVEQNFPAIAIHRGMAQEERLSRYQQFKDFQRRILVATNLFGRGMDIERVNIVFNYDMPEDSDTYLHRVARAGRFGTKGLAVTFVSDETDAKTLNDVQDRFEVNVAELPEEIDISSYIEQSR